A window of Amaranthus tricolor cultivar Red isolate AtriRed21 chromosome 8, ASM2621246v1, whole genome shotgun sequence genomic DNA:
GATGTGAATCTTTGACCCGAGTCAATAACTCAATCGAACCAGACTaaacactttttaaaaaaaaaattggtgagTTTTTGAGCTTTATAtctatatttttaaagttttaaccTATTATAATTTTgtgaatttttataatttgagtTTATTACACAATTATGATTTGAAAAGTTATTTTAAAACTAATACatactataataaaaatatttttaaaattttagcaaaAAATTTACATTGTATTTTCTGCTATTTTATAGGttcataacaaaataataataaatctataacTAGTGTACTGTCACTATTGGAAAGTCTACTTTCTTTGTTAGTTGTGATGGTAAAAGATCATTGGAGGAAATAAGGATATACATATACTAAGTTCATCAGTTATGAACAAAATCAAAGCTATCATATAATCAAATATTcaacattttttaatattagaaTATCAGATTTCGATTTTCCAACATTATATTGGATATCGGATATCCGCATATAACTAATTCAGATATTCTTTAAGCATGAGACTAAACttgtatatttattaaaaaactcATTTTGACTAGCGGATATTTTGAATATCCGATtagaaattttcaattaattttaattgacGTCGGATATTGGATATTTCGGATATCTGAGTCAGATCGAGTATTAGATACTTCGATATGGTAGTTTCGAATATTGGATATCCAATTTGACTGCATATTTCGGATCTTTGATTATCCTCGGTTCCTCACCCCTAATGTTAAGATCAAATCAATGCTATAAGTGGAGTTACTATAAAATAGGAATAATAAAAAGGTGATTATTTTCAGAAAGTGACAAAAGGCTggatttttatattaatttttcgaATTTTAAATCTAACATCATTTTTCCCTAGGCTTGATTTTGTGGTAggattatattaagaattaaaattgtGGCAAATTTATTAAGGcatgttaaaatagaaaatgagacaaattaaataaaaaaagttaatcaTTATAAGGCATTTATTACTCTTTTTGTTCCTctaaaataacattatttaatgtaaatttttttatatatttgagtcaaataatattatttgagAAAGATAGAGAGTATTTGAGGTCCTCCCAACATTATTTGAGGGTATGGGAGTTGGGACTAATAAATAATGTATCccataaaaataaatgtaaatgtAGTACTATGTGACCTAATTCTTGGACAAGaaccaaaaaattaaagttttcgCATGTACGATTTGCCACATGGTTACAACAATTATTGGAGCTGGTTTATTgcgtttatatttaattaatactcTTATTCACTACATCCAATAAAATTAACACACCATATTAGAGAGATGTAAGTTTTTTTATTGGAAGAAAAATTAATCTTTCTTATAAATAATTGGAAAACTGTGTATTAAGTTTTTATcacaaacataaaataaaaaattatcaacCATATATTAGTCCATAATATCctagatatataaatatttttaaaatttgtaattaaagaataaaatacaaacaagttgattgaagaaatttaaaataagataATACCAAAAATGAATTtgtagattaattaaaaaatatttttaaatcacaatcaaaaataaaaataattcaaaaccaaaaaaataaacgaaCATAAAAATGTGTCAAACTCATATGGACGAACAAAATAATTCAGCATtaaataagtattttttaatgtttaattaattGCTGAAATGGTACGGTCCTACTattatgatataaataattgGCATGGACCTTGAACTTGACTAAACTACTCTTCCActgattaaaatttaaagttttgcccaaagtaaaaaagaaaaacaaaacaaaaatttatagtTTGGGGTGTTCTAAATCTAAAAATCCAATTCGAGATATGTTATTAATTAAGTAAGCTATACTTTTGAGGCaccttattttaaaatttataaattttgaaatattctttaaatttctttatctttttaataaaaatacataaattaagattttctaaaaattatagcttttaaataattctcaaaattgagattaaaaaaacacccaatattaaaaattttaatttcaaattttccaaaaaaaaaaattgaatttgttGAAATATGGGACAGATTGAGATCTTTTACAACTTTTATcgaaaaaagattttaaaatttatatgttttgtattttaatttatatgttttgtATTTTATCATTATGTAGATAAGTGGacatcaaaatatattattttgtttgagAATCCTAAGTTTACTTTAAAATGAAAAGCTTTCTTTTCCACCTTTAAGATAATGGTTTGATTATGACCTCTCTCTctctacaaaataattattcCACCTTCCCTTCCACGAAATTCTCCTAGCTATTTCGTTTTTcgtctatttttctttttataagataagataagaattttaaagtaattattaatcttaatatttctatgtattatatgaaaaatatataagtgTATCATAaaaacctaaatattaaaatgagatcTTTTGACATACGAATCATTCACAACTAACATACCCAACAATCGCATCATATAACTAATGTGTGGGCGCatcttatattaaaaatatctcatacaaaaatttgtaataATTTGTAATGTCAATAAGACAAACTTAATTAATCCACCACTTTATTTATGGGCCTTACTATTATCTCCTAAATAAGGGCAATATTAAAATTTCTCCActaataacaaacaaaataaataatgtttttCATACACTaatataaactttaatttatCTCTCTTAACGTTCCatcatttattttaatataattataggAAAGGACACAAATAGAATGATTAAAAAAACTTCACCaactttcttaatatttgtgcaaTAATCtataattcttataattatattaattagacTAATCTATGTATAAGATATATCTTAAAGTGACAGCGCCTACCTTAGATATAATTCGTGtcgtttttaactatttttgggCCCTaggtaaaaactaaaaaagaagCGATCCTTGTATaagtaaaattttgattttttttttcttcaattatgcatcatataatttttcttttttcatcacCTTAATGTTgaataaatatacaaatttaaaatcatataatgataagatacaaatatataatttaagaactaattttttataataagaaTTAACTCATTTTGGGCCCTTTCATAAACTAAACCCTAAGTGGCTAGGTGATTGCACTTCAAGACTATCTCAGAAACGGTCTTgtatataataatttgtgtACAATTATACCTCTTGGgtgaaattaataaaatgaaggaaataattaaattgGATTTGTAAAACGACCGGGGGTTTCTTCTATAAAAAGAAACGATGCATCCCGTTTCCGAAGTACCAAAAACACAAAACAAATCTCTTCTTACCCAAAAATGGCAAGAATCTCATTCTGTTTTCTCGTAGTCGTGGTCTTCGCGATATCTCTCATGTTCGATGGAACACGTACTCCtctcttttccctttttttttttttgttaatttttttaataattgtagGGATATTATATCTCACCCagacaaattaaagatggtaTGCAGTATGCACGCTTTATAATATATCGGAATTTATTTTCCCGTTGCCATATGGATATGATTTTAGGATGCTATATATCTTTTTGGCTTATTAAGTGTGTGCACCTTGCATTTTCGTGTTGATATACTGACATTCACACTAAGTTCAACCTAGTTTAgcgcgtgttagagtatataactaaGTTCAACCTAGTTTAgcgcgtgttagagtatataacgtaTCATAGGATTTTAAcaattagcttaagcttttaattgagttgattccttgacataattatttatttaaaatataaacccCAATAAgtttaatcaaataattaatctAAAGACAAATTAATACTATAAACTAACAAAAAGTAATTGAAACTCTTAATTGTAGAGTCACGTAGAATTGGACACCTTGCATATATTCATAACCTTTCATTATTGTAGTtgcatataattaaaaattataaataatagttaATATTACGAAAATATGCATATAGGTGCAAGGTTTACGGAGAAGCTAACAGAGAGCACGGAGGAGGAAAACAAAAATGAGTTGGCAAAGGAAATATTATTGGAGGCGGAAAAAATCGCAATTCTGGGGGTGGCCGCAGCCGAGCAAGAAAAGATGGAGTTACAAAGAAATTCATTAAAGGAAATCATGTTAAAAAGTGATGATTTGAAGTGTATTCCCTGCGGACAAAATTGTATCTCCTCCAGAAATTGTTGCTCTCCTTGTCACTGCAACTTTACTGGTCCCGTTCCACTTTGTACtcgttaattaaaaattttaaatatttcctctgtcttatttatttattttgcgtACGTTATAAATTGAGTAAGGCAGAGAAGTATGTATGTTCTATGAAGCTCCTTGCTACTACTTTGTTAGCAATCTAAATCATAAGCAAAGTTTCAATAAAAGCATGGAGCAATTATTgtacgtttttttttttcttctaagtGAAAGATGTTTAATGTTTTGGTCTTCTTGGCCAAGATAATCGGTAAGTTGTATTGTAATTATATTATGTGTGATATGAACttatgtattatattatatttcgTATATTATGTTATGTGTATTTTGTATGattaaaatgtaattaatttttgaaaactCTGTATTTTATAAAAGTCTCTTTATATATCCTTATGTTCATTGAGTTTGAAATTAGGAGATTAATTCAAATGTTAAGGACTAATTTTAGTTATTCGTAGAATAAGACGAATACATTTAAATTATGTTGAGAGATTAAAAGGgggaaaaaaaaatgtgttcgGGTCATTGATATGAATAACATTTTGAAAATTAGTTATATGAACAATTTCTTTTATAAATCAGCAGAAATATTAGTTTATTCCTAATATTAATGTGTTTATACTTACAATTTATATGcttttttatcttaattttgTGGAGGTTGAAATATGGATAATAAATAATCAAACGTTTATCTTAGTTTGTTGGCAGCATACCCTATtattacctattattagtaatatgcTATGTTGTGGGGAAATATATGTCAATTTAttagaaataatttaaaaatgaaattataacAGATGAGagataggttggattattagtTTCTATTTTTCCAACTATAAATTATAAGGTATATAAATAGGGATATTAGGTTGGATTAGGTTTTAAGTTTTCTCCCTATTCTCTGTCATTTTCATTATGTTGTTTATTTCTTACCTAgtcattaataaaaatagaatttccTTCAATCTTTATCATTCTATATTGTTAGTTATTAGTTAAATTCCATCATGGaagttattttaatttcatacaTTTTCTATGTTTAACATCATTATTAgagtttttgttatttattattattattattattattattattattattattatgttcaatTCAATGAATTATAGCGAGTAGTTTCATTAATTAGGGTTAGGATTTGATCCTAGATTCAAAGTATGaactaaagatattaaaaatgtcTATGAAATTATGATTAAGTGATTAAATTGAGTGGATTATCCCTAAATTAAGTATACTTTATTGTTAATCTGATCAATATAACAAGATTTTAAGATTAGAAGTAAACTATGTTTCAGGTTAGATTTTAGttaaactttaattaaattaaatcaataGAATGAGAACGTGAGAATCGCATTGATATGGTATAAATAATCCAAGCTTAATCAATATATATCAAGAAATTTGAGATTGACAAGTTCACTAATCACATAATTAATCCAAGCTTTTATAGATATTGATTATTAACTGTGTTcatatcaaactttatcgttgtgaaATTGTAGTAATGATTTTAAAGcatataaaattaacaaaaaatatttttcaaatacaatttaacaaaaatatatgtactttgaattcaagtttaacaagaGAAATAGTTCtactactacaatttaacaaaattttctcgcttTTTAATTTAGCGTATTTAATTtctcttgatttgatttgtcttattttgattgattaatctaaataaaaataccaagtagtttttcaaaatcgaaaactACAACTACTATGAAAGAGAGCTTGGATTAGTCAtgtctagagttttaaaggaaacaaaacaTTAAGGTAAAAGTCAAACTCAAGTAGAATTTCCTTCAAggtcggagtgtcggatttttaataaggtccaactccgaTCCGTCTCTAACTTGGACTTGGATCGTAAAGTCGGAGTCGGATAACTTTTTCCTCGGACTCGAATCAGATTATTTTCCTCGCAAGTGTCGGATTAGGGTCGAATTCGAACTGAATTGTCATCCCTATGCACCTGTGCTAATAAAACAATTCACATTAATCATAAAAAGTTAGTTttaaagtaaaatcattgagacatattaaaataaaaaaaaaattaagtgggAAATAGAAAATCCCTCCAATTCTATGCTAACGttctatttgctttttggacactatttatctcttactcttaatttttattttattattaattattataagttaaaacacaaggattattcatatcaacttttcataattttaaaatatacacaattaaagatattaataattgaataagtgcattggatagtctataaagtaaatgagacattagTAATATTGGAGTAACTATTTAACAAATTGctctaataataatactcttttttcccacttttttttcaaaaaaaggaaaaaaagaatattattattagagcATTTGCTAAATCATTACTCCTTCtatctagaggtgttcattcgggtgattgggtcgatttcggacgggtgtcattcgattcaattgtatttcggatcggttatttttcagaTGCGTGTTACGGCGGGTCACACTCAGGTCAGGTcgattagtcacggttcggttgatgatcagttatttgagctatcgggttagcatcagttcggtgtcggttgaagttcgtgtcaaaTAGTCGATCAGTCTCAGACtatcatcggttaataattggttcgattttaccgggtacagatcgggttcagGTATTATTTTCGAGTAGAATTTGgctacgtattactaattactatagaacgatgattactaattactaataaGTTGTTAGgcattttttgattgatgataagattccccttagtttaggcaaaatagttaaaatgcaaatcagttagtgattattattttgttacttttacttatttgactgtaaattaaaattaaacttttatcatttttcatcaaatttgattaaaaatagttaaataaacattgaccattgattattaactctaaatatatgaaaccatgt
This region includes:
- the LOC130820446 gene encoding uncharacterized protein LOC130820446; its protein translation is MARISFCFLVVVVFAISLMFDGTRARFTEKLTESTEEENKNELAKEILLEAEKIAILGVAAAEQEKMELQRNSLKEIMLKSDDLKCIPCGQNCISSRNCCSPCHCNFTGPVPLCTR